In the genome of Magnolia sinica isolate HGM2019 chromosome 2, MsV1, whole genome shotgun sequence, one region contains:
- the LOC131224143 gene encoding stearoyl-[acyl-carrier-protein] 9-desaturase 6, chloroplastic-like yields MQSSILSLHKHPRLPEFSLFPVNRVKFPTTCVRFRRCPISAVAYPPATPRHAITQSMPPEKVEIFKTLEGWATQTILSFLKPVEQSWQPQDFLPDPTLPTDEFNEEVRALQARSAELPDEYFVVLVGHMITEDALPTYQSMINRADGVRDETGASDSPWAVWTRAWTAEENRHGDLLGKYLYLSGRVDMRMVERTVQYLIGAGMDTGVGNNPYLGFVYTSFQERATFVSHGNAARMAKEGGDPILARVCGTIAADEKRHEKAYSKIVEKLLEVDPTGAMIAIEEMMRKKITMPAHLMHDGRDPQLFKHFSAVAQRLGVYTANDYADILEFLVCRWKLEKLEGLTGAGQRAQDYVCGLAPRIRKLQERADDRAQHRGSHHVRFSWIFDREVTF; encoded by the exons ATGCAATCCTCCATACTCTCTCTCCATAAGCATCCCCGCCTACCGGAATTCAGCCTGTTTCCGGTCAATCGTGTTAAATTTCCGACAACCTGTGTCAGATTCAGGCGATGCCCAATCTCAGCGGTAGCGTATCCACCGGCAACGCCCCGGCACGCGATCACGCAGTCAATGCCACCAGAGAAGGTCGAGATATTCAAAACactggaagggtgggccacacaaacgaTCCTATCCTTCCTGAAGCCGGTCGAGCAGTCCTGGCAGCCGCAAGATTTCTTGCCGGACCCCACACTGCCGACGGATGAGTTCAACGAAGAGGTGCGGGCCCTACAGGCCCGATCAGCGGAATTGCCAGACGAGTACTTCGTGGTGCTGGTGGGACACATGATCACGGAGGATGCGTTACCCACGTACCAGAGCATGATCAACAGGGCCGATGGTGTCCGCGACGAGACGGGCGCGAGCGATAGTCCGTGGGCGGTGTGGACCCGGGCTTGGACGGCTGAGGAGAACCGGCATGGGGATCTGCTCGGGAAGTATCTCTACCTGTCGGGGCGTGTGGACATGCGCATGGTGGAGCGCACCGTACAGTACCTCATTGGAGCCGGCATG GATACCGGCGTTGGCAATAACCCGTACCTTGGATTCGTCTACACATCGTTCCAAGAACGGGCGACCTTCGTTTCACATGGCAACGCGGCCCGCATGGCCAAAGAGGGAGGGGACCCCATCTTAGCACGTGTGTGTGGCACGATTGCAGCAGACGAAAAGCGACACGAGAAGGCGTACTCGAAGATCGTCGAGAAGCTCcttgaagtggaccccacaggtGCCATGATCGCTATTGAGGAAATGATGCGCAAGAAGATCACAATGCCGGCCCACCTCATGCATGACGGGCGGGACCCGCAGCTCTTCAAGCACTTCTCGGCCGTGGCACAGCGGCTTGGCGTCTACACGGCTAATGACTATGCCGACATACTCGAATTCCTGGTGTGCCGGTGGAAGCTCGAGAAGCTCGAAGGGTTAACCGGCGCCGGACAGCGTGCGCAGGACTATGTCTGCGGGCTGGCGCCGAGGATACGCAAGCTGCAGGAGAGAGCCGATGACCGGGCCCAGCACAGGGGGTCTCATCATGTGCGGTTCAGCTGGATCTTTGATAGGGAGGTCACGTTTTAG